CTACCGGCAGCGCGGGCTGGAGCCACTCGGTTTTTATTCCCAGGGGCCTCAGGTATGGACCACTAACAAGCCCATTCGTACCCCCGACGACCTCGATAATTTCAAGATGCGGGTCATGGTGTCACCCATCCTGCTGAAGTCCTATGCCGATCTCGGCGCCAGCCCCACTCCAGTCCCCTTTGGCGAAGTCTATGGCGCCCTGCAGCTCAAACAGGTGGATGGTCAGGTCAATCCCATTCCGGCCATAGAGGAAATGAAGTTCTACGAAGTGACCGACTACCTGATCTGGGCTGGCGAGCAGGAACTGGTAACCAATGTGCTGGCAGGCAGCGACTGGTTCGAATCCCTCAACTCCGAGCGCCAGCAGCTGGTTAAACAGACCATGGCCGGACTGCAGGGCTATATTCAAGACGTCGTAACCAATTACAACCAGGAAAAACTGGAGCGTATTCAACAGGCCAAACCCGGTATTGAGCTGATCAGGCTGACCGAGGAAGAGCGTGCTTCTTTCAAGTCCCGCACCGGGCAGACCCATGAGGCCTATACAGAGATCACCGGTCAGCGCGGCCAGCACCTGCTTGAGCAACTGCAGGCAGAACTGACCACGCTCTGATACCACCATACCGCCCTGAGAAGGGCGGTTTTGCTTTGTGCCAGTACGAGATCACCTCTATGTCACGCATTATTACGCTGCTCAAATCCCTGGACCGGCTGACGGAAAAAGCCGAGGCCCTTATCCTGGCCGGCGCGATACTGATCATGGCGGTCAATACCATCGCCAACGTGTTCGGCCGTTATGTATTTTCCCAAAGCCTGTATTTCACCGAGGAGTTAAACG
The nucleotide sequence above comes from Oceanimonas doudoroffii. Encoded proteins:
- the dctP gene encoding TRAP transporter substrate-binding protein DctP, producing the protein MKATQTTLHTLALSTLLTLAPALVQAEEWKFAIEEIPGSIMDAYAQEFKKRIEDQTQGDVSVRIYHLGSLGTPTELVELAADGIIQFTNVSVGNLGTIVPESQIFLLPYAFPSDSTAMASFLDSSPLIHQELAQDYRQRGLEPLGFYSQGPQVWTTNKPIRTPDDLDNFKMRVMVSPILLKSYADLGASPTPVPFGEVYGALQLKQVDGQVNPIPAIEEMKFYEVTDYLIWAGEQELVTNVLAGSDWFESLNSERQQLVKQTMAGLQGYIQDVVTNYNQEKLERIQQAKPGIELIRLTEEERASFKSRTGQTHEAYTEITGQRGQHLLEQLQAELTTL